A genomic segment from Candidatus Brocadia sinica JPN1 encodes:
- a CDS encoding glycosyltransferase family 9 protein, producing the protein MLKEFNCRFFVSEKPCRYKLDCPVDDTCPKYQTMGKRILIIKLAAIGDVLRTTPILPALKEKYPQSHISWITDQSSLSVLEENPYIDRLLTANYENALRLQVEKFDIVICLDKDTVASSLASLVKADQKLGFALSGNGLLYPLNKEADYLFRLGVSDELKFRQNQKTYQQLIFDALGLDEKYGEYVIHLPQKYTTYGEQLMKQWGIHNGRLVIGLNTGAGKRFATKRWETGSFVELADRLSKDMKAHVMLLGGPEEVERNKEIASRTKSKITDSGCHHSLKEFMGLISQCHLIVTGDTLALHLAIALKKLIVTFFGSTCHQEIDLYGRGKKLVAGVDCAPCYKGNCDTMICMKSIHANDVFRACKEVLGELL; encoded by the coding sequence ATGTTGAAAGAATTTAACTGCCGTTTTTTTGTCTCGGAGAAGCCCTGCCGGTACAAACTCGATTGCCCCGTTGACGATACGTGTCCCAAATATCAGACGATGGGGAAGCGGATACTCATTATCAAATTGGCTGCCATTGGAGATGTACTGAGAACCACCCCTATCCTCCCTGCCCTAAAGGAAAAATATCCGCAATCCCATATTAGCTGGATTACGGATCAATCGTCTCTGTCTGTCCTTGAGGAAAACCCGTACATCGATCGCCTCCTGACGGCAAATTACGAAAATGCCTTGCGGCTTCAGGTCGAGAAGTTTGATATAGTAATCTGCCTGGATAAGGATACCGTGGCTTCCAGCCTCGCATCCCTTGTGAAGGCAGACCAGAAGCTTGGATTTGCACTCTCCGGAAACGGACTCCTGTATCCCCTGAACAAGGAGGCGGATTATCTGTTCCGGTTAGGGGTATCCGACGAACTTAAGTTCCGGCAAAACCAGAAGACCTATCAGCAGCTTATCTTTGATGCCCTGGGATTGGATGAAAAATACGGGGAATATGTCATTCACCTGCCGCAGAAGTATACCACCTACGGTGAGCAATTGATGAAGCAATGGGGGATTCATAACGGCAGACTGGTTATCGGCCTGAATACGGGGGCGGGGAAAAGATTTGCTACAAAGCGATGGGAAACGGGAAGCTTTGTCGAGCTTGCAGACCGGTTGTCAAAGGACATGAAGGCGCACGTGATGCTCCTGGGCGGACCCGAGGAAGTTGAACGGAATAAAGAAATTGCCTCCAGGACAAAGTCCAAAATAACTGACAGCGGGTGTCACCACAGCTTGAAGGAATTTATGGGATTAATAAGCCAATGTCATCTGATAGTTACGGGAGATACGCTTGCCCTGCATCTTGCCATTGCATTGAAAAAACTGATTGTGACCTTTTTCGGGTCTACGTGCCACCAGGAGATCGACCTCTATGGCCGGGGGAAAAAGCTCGTTGCCGGCGTGGATTGCGCCCCGTGCTATAAAGGAAATTGCGATACGATGATTTGTATGAAAAGCATACACGCCAATGATGTATTTCGTGCGTGCAAAGAAGTACTGGGGGAATTATTGTAA